The proteins below come from a single Ictalurus furcatus strain D&B chromosome 15, Billie_1.0, whole genome shotgun sequence genomic window:
- the sst6 gene encoding somatostatin 6 isoform X2, with protein sequence MNLYQAVDSPMFTMRVLLSLIPLLFIAWSTNNADALPVQDKLPNSNEVLTKEQKDFMTKFLANLAELNMTIKDLETMDHEQLSKLSERAAFGLPPAREKSQCNFFWKTFSSC encoded by the exons ATGAATCTTTACCAGGCAGTAGACAGTCCCATGTTCACGATGAGAGTGCTTCTGAGTCTGATCCCTCTGCTGTTCATCGCATGGAGCACAAACAACGCTGACGCACTGCCTGTACAGGACAAACTGCCAAACAGCAATGAG GTACTGACAAAAGAGCAGAAGGATTTCATGACAAAGTTTTTGGCCAACCTTGCTGAATTGAACATGACCATCAAAGACCTGGAGACCATGGACCATGAGCAGCTGAGTAAACTGAGTGAGAGAGCTGCTTTTGGCCTGCCACCTGCTCGAGAGAAATCCCAGTGCAACTTCTTCTGGAAGACTTTCTCTTCATGTTAA
- the pgd gene encoding 6-phosphogluconate dehydrogenase, decarboxylating, which yields MAQADIALIGLAVMGQNLILNMNDHGFVVCAYNRTVSKVRDFLQNEAKGTKVIGAESLQDMVSKLKTPRRIILLVKAGQAVDDFIDKLVPLLESGDIIIDGGNSEYRDTTRRCGSLKEKGLLFVGSGVSGGEEGARYGPSLMPGGHKEAWPHIKDIFQSIAAKVGTGEPCCDWVGDEGAGHFVKMVHNGIEYGDMQLICEAYHLMKDVLGMDHDEMAKAFEQWNKTELDSFLIEITANILKYKDSDGTPLLPKIRDSAGQKGTGKWTAISALEYGVPVTLIGEAVFARCLSSLKEERVVASKSLTGPQGAKFTGDKTQFLEDIRKALYASKIISYAQGFMLLRQAAKEFGWSLNYGGIALMWRGGCIIRSVFLGKIKEAFDRDTELQNLLLDSFFSNAVQDCQESWRRVVSTGVQLGIPMPSFTTALSFYDGYRHSMLPANLLQAQRDYFGAHTYELLSKPGHFVHTNWTGHGGNVSSTSYNA from the exons ATGGCGCA AGCGGATATTGCTCTCATTGGTTTGGCCGTGATGGGACAGAACCTGATCCTGAACATGAACGATCATGGCTTCGTT GTGTGTGCTTACAACAGGACGGTGTCCAAGGTGCGTGACTTCTTGCAGAATGAAGCCAAAGGCACGAAAGTGATTGGTGCAGAGTCTCTGCAGGATATGGTCTCGAAACTGAAGACTCCTCGACGCATCATTCTCCTCGTCAAGGCTGGGCAGGCTGTCGATGATTTCATAGACAAGCTG GTTCCTCTTTTGGAGTCTGGAGACATCATCATCGATGGGGGCAATTCTGAATACAGGGACACAACA CGTCGGTGTGGAAGCTTAAAGGAGAAAGGCCTGTTGTTTGTGGGCAGCGGAgtgagtggaggagaggagggggCACGCTACGGTCCGTCGCTGATGCCTGGCGGACACAAGGAAGCATG GCCACACATAAAGGACATCTTTCAGAGCATTGCTGCTAAGGTGGGCACAGGAGAGCCATGCTGTGACTGG GTTGGAGATGAGGGCGCGGGACACTTTGTAAAGATGGTCCATAATGGCATCGAGTACGGTGACATGCAGCTGATCTGTGAAGCCTACCATCTGATGAAAGATGTGTTGGGTATGGATCATGATGAGATGGCGAAG GCTTTTGAGCAGTGGAATAAAACAGAGCTGGATTCGTTTCTTATTGAGATCACCGCAAACATTCTGAAGTACAAGGACTCTGACGGCACTCCCCTGCTGCCCAAAATCAGAGACAGCGCAGGGCAGAAGGGCACAGGCAAATGGACAGCTATCTCTGCTTTGGAGTACGGTGTACCCGTCACGCTCATCG GAGAGGCTGTCTTTGCCAGATGTCTTTCTTCTCTGAAGGAAGAGAGAGTAGTGGCCAGTAAGAGCCTCACAGGGCCCCAGGGGGCCAAATTTACTGGGGACAAGACTCAGTTTCTTGAGGACATTAGAAAG GCTCTGTATGCCTCCAAGATCATTTCCTACGCTCAGGGCTTCATGCTCCTCCGCCAGGCAGCGAAAGAGTTCGGCTGGTCTCTTAATTATGGAGGAATTGCTCTGATGTGGCGAGGTGGCTGCATCATTCGGAG TGTGTTCTTGGGGAAAATTAAGGAGGCCTTTGACCGTGATACAGAGCTGCAGAATCTGCTACTAGACAGCTTCTTCAGTAACGCTGTACAGGACTGTCAG GAGTCATGGAGACGAGTTGTGAGTACAGGAGTTCAACTGGGGATCCCAATGCCTTCCTTTACCACCGCGCTGTCCTTTTACGACGGCTACAGACACTCCATGCTCCCCGCTAATCTGCTGCAG GCTCAGAGGGACTACTTTGGTGCCCACACATATGAGCTGCTCTCAAAACCTGGCCACTTTGTCCACACCAACTGGACAGGCCATGGTGGGAACGTATCCTCAACATCTTACAATGCCTAG
- the sst6 gene encoding somatostatin 6 isoform X1: protein MALGGRMNLYQAVDSPMFTMRVLLSLIPLLFIAWSTNNADALPVQDKLPNSNEVLTKEQKDFMTKFLANLAELNMTIKDLETMDHEQLSKLSERAAFGLPPAREKSQCNFFWKTFSSC from the exons ATGGCTCTGGGTGGCAGAATGAATCTTTACCAGGCAGTAGACAGTCCCATGTTCACGATGAGAGTGCTTCTGAGTCTGATCCCTCTGCTGTTCATCGCATGGAGCACAAACAACGCTGACGCACTGCCTGTACAGGACAAACTGCCAAACAGCAATGAG GTACTGACAAAAGAGCAGAAGGATTTCATGACAAAGTTTTTGGCCAACCTTGCTGAATTGAACATGACCATCAAAGACCTGGAGACCATGGACCATGAGCAGCTGAGTAAACTGAGTGAGAGAGCTGCTTTTGGCCTGCCACCTGCTCGAGAGAAATCCCAGTGCAACTTCTTCTGGAAGACTTTCTCTTCATGTTAA